The proteins below are encoded in one region of Hordeum vulgare subsp. vulgare chromosome 3H, MorexV3_pseudomolecules_assembly, whole genome shotgun sequence:
- the LOC123439983 gene encoding GDSL esterase/lipase At1g28600-like: MAPERQGHRSISCCILVVAVVLLLSARGSSARCYKRIFAFGDSIIDTGNFVYSTGSAPNALKEFPYGMTFFHHPTGRVCDGRVLLDFYAQALGLPLVQPSLPEQRSGQCTFGANFAVFAATALPPEYFKRWNIDIPGSANLGVQMGWFKEVVQRIAPGPGARRLLGESLIILGEIGGNDYNFLLLGRNHTRETAYQFIPDVVNRIISIAQELIDLGARTIMIPGNFPIGCVPKYLNDLHTGNRADYDQFGCLRWYNDFSMRHNMALSNEVNRLRAHHPWVKLIYADYFGAAMEIFKNPHRFGIRDPLVACCGGGGRYHVGTCDKNSAIMGSPANAANWDGIHMTEKAYNIIADGVLHGPYANPPLLHSC, translated from the exons ATGGCCCCGGAGCGTCAAGGACACCGTTCCATTTCCTGCTGCATCCTCGTCGTCGCggtcgtcctgctgctcagcgctCGCGGGTCATCTGCTCGTTGCTACAAGCGCATCTTTGCCTTCGGCGATTCCATCATCGACACCGGCAACTTCGTGTATTCGACCGGCAGCGCTCCAAACGCCTTGAAGGAGTTCCCATATGGGATGACCTTCTTCCACCACCCCACAGGCCGCGTCTGTGACGGGCGTGTCCTCCTTGATTTCTACG CTCAAGCGCTGGGTCTGCCGCTGGTACAGCCAAGCTTGCCCGAGCAAAGATCGGGGCAATGCACATTCGGTGCCAACTTTGCCGTGTTTGCTGCCACGGCGCTTCCCCCAGAGTACTTCAAAAGATGGAACATTGATATTCCAGGGTCTGCCAACCTCGGCGTGCAGATGGGCTGGTTCAAAGAAGTAGTGCAACGGATAGCACCAGGGCCCG GTGCCAGGAGACTCCTGGGAGAGTCTCTCATCATATTGGGCGAGATCGGTGGCAACGACTACAACTTCTTGCTCCTCGGTAGAAATCATACTCGTGAAACAGCCTACCAATTCATCCCAGACGTTGTCAACCGCATCATCAGTATTGCGCAG GAGCTCATCGATCTCGGCGCGAGGACGATCATGATCCCAGGGAACTTCCCCATCGGGTGTGTGCCCAAGTACCTGAACGATCTCCACACGGGCAACCGTGCGGACTATGACCAGTTCGGCTGCCTCAGGTGGTACAACGACTTCTCTATGAGGCACAACATGGCGCTGTCCAATGAGGTCAACAGGCTCAGGGCGCATCATCCATGGGTGAAGCTCATCTACGCTGACTACTTCGGCGCCGCCATGGAAATCTTCAAGAACCCACACAGATTTG GTATCCGCGATCCTCTTGTGGCATGCTGCGGCGGCGGTGGCCGGTACCACGTTGGGACATGCGACAAGAACTCCGCTATTATGGGTTCCCCAGCTAATGCCGCTAATTGGGACGGCATCCACATGACTGAGAAGGCCTACAACATTATCGCTGATGGGGTGTTGCATGGGCCGTACGCCAACCCGCCGCTGTTGCATTCTTGCTAG